From Segatella copri, the proteins below share one genomic window:
- a CDS encoding helix-turn-helix domain-containing protein has product MENIQTSNTFEEKSQKMTLKGFYQGLPMRSAPRYDFITEVARRCKVTEQTVRNWVLYGMKPQQHIHVEVLCELTGISEEDLWKD; this is encoded by the coding sequence ATGGAAAATATTCAAACATCAAACACTTTTGAGGAAAAATCTCAAAAAATGACCTTAAAAGGTTTTTATCAGGGGTTACCGATGAGAAGTGCCCCGCGATACGACTTCATCACGGAAGTCGCTAGACGCTGCAAGGTTACCGAGCAGACAGTTAGGAATTGGGTTCTATATGGTATGAAGCCACAGCAGCACATCCATGTAGAAGTATTGTGTGAGCTAACAGGCATTAGCGAGGAGGACTTATGGAAGGATTAG
- a CDS encoding helix-turn-helix transcriptional regulator, translating to MEGLEFYMFEDELWCKTSDGKNFMVDETHTELVKYILEKVRACYPEAYKALEKIYSKSAPNESYYQYLMMRRFCKCNFCRLDTTAFDVVDVDKDGRFNFEKVECPMRGECPYEGIVCMLRFNANLSTAELRVMKLLYEGRSEQEAAAELFNSPNTIHQHVKSVYVKLGIHKLSEFITYANKNNLFNN from the coding sequence ATGGAAGGATTAGAGTTCTATATGTTCGAGGATGAGCTATGGTGTAAGACGTCAGACGGAAAGAACTTCATGGTCGATGAGACACATACAGAGCTGGTGAAATACATCCTGGAAAAGGTTCGCGCTTGCTATCCGGAAGCATACAAGGCGTTGGAGAAGATTTACTCTAAGAGCGCACCTAACGAGAGTTATTATCAGTATCTCATGATGCGTCGATTTTGCAAATGCAACTTTTGTCGACTCGACACTACGGCTTTTGATGTCGTCGATGTTGACAAGGATGGAAGGTTCAACTTCGAGAAGGTCGAATGCCCAATGCGTGGTGAATGTCCTTATGAAGGTATCGTATGTATGCTAAGGTTTAATGCTAATCTTTCTACTGCGGAGTTGCGCGTGATGAAACTGCTTTATGAGGGACGAAGCGAGCAGGAGGCGGCAGCCGAGCTATTCAACTCCCCGAACACGATACATCAGCACGTAAAGTCTGTGTATGTGAAACTAGGAATACATAAGCTCTCTGAGTTTATCACCTATGCAAATAAGAACAATTTGTTTAACAATTAA
- a CDS encoding helix-turn-helix domain-containing protein produces the protein MFKYKEFRRAHGLFQSKLAEIMGISQSNISRYETEGIDPTPAQFQKLYDEYGEENVKAFEVEPSQLVNAENNVNSGSGNQNNGIQSNADLVEIIKRQTEMIAKHIEKQDDINVRLMNLLEKLTLK, from the coding sequence ATGTTCAAATATAAAGAATTTAGAAGAGCTCACGGACTATTTCAGTCTAAGCTTGCAGAAATTATGGGAATTTCCCAATCTAACATTTCGAGATACGAAACAGAGGGTATTGATCCTACACCTGCGCAGTTTCAGAAACTATACGATGAGTATGGAGAAGAAAACGTCAAGGCTTTCGAGGTAGAACCTTCTCAACTCGTTAATGCAGAGAATAATGTAAACAGTGGCTCTGGAAATCAGAACAACGGAATCCAAAGTAATGCTGATTTAGTAGAAATTATAAAGAGGCAGACTGAGATGATAGCAAAGCATATCGAAAAACAAGATGATATAAATGTACGTCTCATGAATCTTCTTGAAAAATTAACTTTGAAATGA